In the genome of Streptomyces sp. NBC_00259, the window AGCAGTTCATCCAGAACGCCCAGACCAAGTCGGACGCCTACTCCGTCCTCAACCTGGACCCCATCTGGGTCGCCGAGTTCGCCGCCAACCAGTGGATCGACGAACTTCCCGCGAAGAAGTTCCCGCTCGACAGGATGCTCCCCGCGGTCGCGAAGACCGGCGAGTACTTCGGCAGGCAGTACGCCGTCCCGTTCAACACCAACGCCGGGCTGCTCTTCTACCGCAAGGACCTGCTGGACAAGGCCGGTGTCCAGCCGCCCAGGACCTGGGACGAGATGAAGCGGGCCTGCGCCGAGGTGCGCAAGCTGCCCGAGGGCAAGGGAGTCGACTGCTACGCGGGCCAGTTCGACACGTACGAGGGCCTCACGGTGAACTTCTCCGAGGCGGTGGCCTCGGCCGGCGGCACCGTCGTCGACGCCGAGGGCAAGGCCACCGTCGACTCCGAAGCCGCCCGGAAGGGCCTGGAGTTCCTCGCCGGAGGATTCAAGGACGGCACCTTCTCCAAGGAGTCCTCGACCTACAAGGAGGAGGACGGCCGCCGCGCCTTCCAGGCGGGCACACTGCTCTTCCACCGGCAGTGGCCGTACCAGTGGGTGCTGGCCAACGCCACCGACGGATCGAGCAAGGTCGCCGGGAAGTTCGGGGTCGCCCCGCTGCCCGGCCTGACGGGCACGGGCAAGTCCTCCCTCGGCGGATACGACCTGGCCATCAGCAAGTTCGCCAAGAACAAGGCCACCGCGCTCGACTTCATCACGTACTTCTCCAGCGAGGAGAACGCCCGCACCAACCTCGAGGTCACCTCGAACGCCCCGCCGTACGCGGCCCTCTACGACGACCCGGCGCTGCGCAAGCAGTTCCCGTATCTGGCCACGCTCAAGGAGTCGCTGAGCAGCGCCGCACCCCGGCCCGTCGTCGTCCGCTACGGCGACGCGACGGCAGCCATCCAGGAGAACGCCGCCGCCGCGCTGGACGGAGACAAGTCCGTCGACGACGCGCTGGCCGACATGCAGCGGGATCTCTCCGCCGCGATCGACAAGAAGTAGCCGGGCGGAAGAGGTTCCCTGGTGTCCGTCCTGTCCAAGGCGCCGCCGCACAGCGCGGTCGTGTCCCGGCCCCCGCGCGCCACGCGCCGGGCCGGGACCGGCCGGCCGGCCGCCGCCCTGCTCTCGCCCACTCTCCTCGTCCTCGGCCTGGTCGCCGGTTACCCGGTGCTGGCGGCGTTCCGGCTGTCGTTCGTCGTGTCCAGCGAGTCCATCGACCCGAGCACGGGCTTCACGGTGACCTCGACCTCGTACGGCCTCGACAACTACGCCGCCGTCTTCACCGGTGAGCGCTTCCTCGGGCCGTGGTGGAACACGACGTCGTTCGCGCTCGCCTCGGTCACGCTGGAGGTGCTGATCGGGGTGGCGATGGCGCTCGTGATGCACCAGGCGTTCCGCGGCCGCGCCCTGGTACGCGCGGCGATCCTCGTCCCCTGGGCGATCCCCACGGCCATCTCGGGCCTCCTCTGGAAGTGGATCTTCAACAGTCAGGGCGTCGCCAACGAACTGCTGGGCGTCAAGGTGCTGTGGAGCAGCGAGGGTTTCCAGGCCTGGCTCTCCGTGGTGATCGCCGACACCTGGAAGACCGCGCCGTTCATCGGGCTGCTGGTCCTCGCCGGGCTGCAGATGATCCCCGGTGAGCTGTACGAGGCGGCCAGGGTGGACGGTGCCTCGTCCTGGCGCACCTTCTGGCGCATCACGCTGCCACTGGTCCGTCCGGCGCTGGTGGTCGCGGTCCTCTTCCGGCTGCTCGACGTCCTGCGCATGTTCGACCTGCCGTACGTGCTCGTCGGTGCGCGCAAACACTCGGTGGAGACGCTGTCGATGGTCGCCTTCGAGGAGATGTCCAATCTGCGGTTCGGGACCGCGGCCGCCTATGCCTCCGTGCTGTTCCTCTACATCGCGGTGGTCGCCTTCGCGTTCGTCAAACTGTTCGGCGCCGACCTGATCGGCCGGGGAACGGGGAATCCGCAATGAGCACCATGGCCCGTCCCGCGGGAATCAGGGGCCCGGGCGGGGGACGACTGGCCCGGCGCATCGGCATCGCCGCCGTCGTCGTGTACTGCCTCGCGCCCTTCTTCTGGATGGTGGTCTCCAGCCTGCGCAGGCCCGCCGACCAGTTCTCCAACTCACCGTTTCCGGTGCCGGTCTCCTTCGACAACTACGCCGCGGCCTTCGACGCACACAACGGATTCGGCCGGGCCCTCCTCAACAGTGTCGTCGTCGCCGGGGCCACCACCACCGCCACCCTGATCGTCGCGATCTTCGCGGGATACGCCCTCGCACGGCTGCACTTCCGGGGCAAGACCGTCATCCTCGCGCTCGTCATCGCCACCTCGATGTTCCCGCCGATCACCCTGGTGGTGCCGCTGCTCCGGCTCTTCACCGACGCGGGCTGGATCAACACCTACCAGGCGATGATCGTGCCCAGCATGAGCTTCGCGCTGCCGCTCGCCGTCTGGAACCTGACCGCCTTCTTCCGCCAGATGCCGACGGATCTGGAGAAGGCCGCGCAGGTCGACGGCTGCACGCCCGCGCAGGCGTTCCGCAAGGTCGTGCTGCCGCTCGCCGCGCCGGGCATCTTCACCACGGCGATCCTGGTGTTCATCTGCGCCTGGAACGAGTTTCTCATCGCCATCAGCGTGGTGAACGAGAAGCAGATGATGACCGCCAACGTGATCGTCTCCCTCTTCACCGGCCAGTACAAGCACGACCAGCCGTTCGGTACGCAGATGGCGGCCGGAGTGATGGTCACGCTGCCGCTGGTGATCGCCGTGCTGGTCTTCCAGCGCCGGATCGTGGACGGACTGACCGCGGGAGGGCTGAAGTGACGGCCGGGGACGAGTGGGTGCTGGCCACGGACGACCACCCGCCGCCCCCGGGCGCCGATGGCGAGGGCCTCCACCTCGCCGCGCTCGCCGGCTACCACCCGACCTTCACCGGCAACGGCTATCTGGCCGCACGGGTGCCGCCGGCCGGGAACGGGTACGCCACGGCGCCCGTCCCCACCCAGTTCCACGTGGTGGGTCTGTACACCGCCACGGCGGGGGAGTGGTCGCGCAAGGCGGGCCTGCCCGCCTGGACGACCCTCGACGTCGGCGACGGCAGCGGACGTTTCAACGACGCCTTCGCCCCGGCGGCCCCGGAAGGCGGGGAGCAACCGGTGGGCGGCGACTGGACGCCGGTCGGCGCCCCCGTCGCGGCCGTCGCCCGCGGTATCTCGGACTACCGTCAGGCCCTGGACCTGCGGACCGGCGTCATCACCACCACCGCCCGCTGGACGTCCCCGGCCGGACGCGTCACCGACGTACGCTACGACCTGTTCGCCGACCGGTCGCGGCCGCACGTCGGGTCGGTGAGCGTGAGGGTGACACCGCACTGGGACGGCCGGCTCGACGTCACCGACGCCCTGGACGGCCGTGCGGCACTACGGGTCTCCGGCATCCGGACCGGCGTGGAGCAGGGGCTGATCCGGCTGACCGCGCGGGCCGAGGGCAGCGGCATCCCCGTCGCCGTCGTGTCGGTGCTCCGGGGCCCGGGGACCGATGCGTACGAGGCGGCCGGCGAAGGCGACGCACCGGCGGTCCGGCGCCGCGTCACCGACGTCGTCGCGGGACGCACGTACACCTTCACCAAGTACGTCGGTGTCGCCACCGGCCACGACCGCGACGACCCGCTCGCCCTCGCCCGCGCCGCGGCCGAGGAGGCCGCGGCCGCCGGACACCGCCGGCTCGCCGACGACAACCGGCGGGCCTGGCAACGGGAATGGGACGGCGACATCGTCGTCCACGGCGACGCCCGGCTCCAACGCCAGGTGCGGGCCGCGAAGTTCTATCTCCTCACCAGCGCGCGCGAGGACTCCCCCTGGTCACCGTCACCCGCGGGCCTGTCGAGCGACGGCTACAACGGGCACGTCTTCTGGGACACCGAGACCTGGATCTGGCCGAGCCTGCTGGCCCAGCACCCCCACATCGCCGAGAGCGTCCTCGACTACCGGGTGAACCGGCTCGACGCCGCCCGCGCCTACGCGGCCGACCACGGGCAGCGGGGTGTGAGATTCCCCTGGGAGAGCGGCCTGGACGGCAGCGAGGACACGCCGGCCTGGGCCCCCTTCGGCCGTTTCGAGCAGCACATCAGCGCCGATGTCGCCCTCGCCTTCTGGCAGTACTGGCTGGCCGCCGGGGACGAACGGTGGCTCCGTGCGAAGGGCTGGCCGGTGCTGCGCGGCGTCGCGGACTTCTGGGCCGGACGGGCCACGACCGGCGAGGACGGCGCCTACCACATCAACGGGGTGATCCCGCCCGACGAGTACGCCGACGAGCCCCACGACGACTCCGCCTACACCAACGCGGCCGCGCGCGCCTCACTGCGCTTCGCCGTCGAGGCCGCCGCGGTGCTGGGGGAGCCGGCCGCCCCGGAATGGACCGCGGTGGCCGACGGCCTCGTCGTACCGTTCGACGACGTGCTCGGTGTCCACCGGGAGTTCACGGGGTACGAGGGCCAACTGATCAAGCAGGCCGATGTGGTCATGCTGGCCTATCCGTGGGAGAACCCGCAGTCCGACGAGGTCACCCGGGCCGATCTCGCGTACTACGTCCCGCGCACCCACGAGGGCGGGCCGTCGATGACGGACTCGGTGCACTCGATCGTCCTGGCCCGGCTCGGCGACGCGAAGGCGGCGTTCGAGCACACCAGACGCAGCGTCGAACCCTTCGTCCGCCCGCCGTTCGACCAGTTCGCCGAGGCCCGCGACGGAGGCGCCTTCACGTTCCTGACCGGACACGGCGGCTTCCTCCAGGAGTTCCTCTACGGGTACTCCGGAGTGCGCTGGCACCCGGACCGCCTGGAGCTGGCGCCCGTCCTGCCCGAGGAACTCGACGGGATCACGCTGCGAGGGCTGCGCTGGCGGGGACGGGTCCTCGACGTCGACATCCGGCGGGAGGCCACGACGGTCCGGCTGCGCGAGGGCGACCCGCTCCCGGTGCGCGCCGACGGGGTCACTCGCACGGTGGCGGCGGGGGGCGCGATCAGCGTCGTGACGAGGGGTGGCCGTTCCGGTGGCACCCCGCGGTAGCGGGCCCGGTCAGGGGTGGCCGGCAGTAGTGGTGGATTCCCGGACGGCCGGGCGCGTCAGCCGCGAGCGCTGCTGGAGCGGACGATCAGCTCCGGTTCGAGGAGCCGGTTCAGCTGCGGTACGGCCGCCCCCCGGCCGTTGCCCGTCAGCCGTACGAGCTCGGCCATGATCAACCGGCCCGCCTCCTCGATCGGCTGGCGCAGGCTCGACAGCCCGAGCGCGGACGCGGCCGGGGTGTCGTCGAAGCCGACCACGGCCACGTCGTCGCCGGGCCGCAGGCCGCGGTCCCGCATGGCCTGGAGCACACCGGCCCCGAGGGTGTCGGTGGCCGCGACGACGGAGGTGGGCGGCTCCGGCCGGTCCAGCAGCTCCGCCATGAGGCGGGTGCCGTTCGCCATCGTGTCCGCGCCGGCTCGTACGTCGAGACGATGGCTCTCGGCGAGCAGGCCGTGCCGGTCCATGGCGGTGAGCCAGCCGCGGGCCCTGGCGTCGCCGACGCTGGTTCCCTCCGGCCAGCCGAGGAAGCCGATCCGCCGGTGGCCCGCCGCCACCAGGTGGTCGACGGCGGCGGCCGTTCCCGCGGCGTTGTCCACGTCGACCCAGCTGTAGTGCTCGGTGCCCGTGGCCGTACGCCCGAAGGCCGCGAACGGGACACCGGCCGCGGCCAGTCGCTCCGGGCGTGGATCGTGCGGGGAGATGTCGTACAGCACGACACCGCTGACGGCACCGGTGCGCCACAGGGCCGTGCAGCGCTCGCTCTCCCCTTCGGGATCCGCCGCCGTGAACACCAGCACATGGTGGTCGTCGGCCTGGCCGGCCTCCGCGAGGGCGTGCAGGAAGCGGTCGTGGATGGCGGCGACGGACTCGGTCGCCACCGGCTGGAGACGGTAGCCCACCATGCCCGGTGAGCTGGCCCGCAGCGAGCGTGCCAGCCGGTTGGGGTGGTAGCCGAGTTCGGCGATGACACGCTCGACCCGTTCGCGGGTGGCGGCGCGCACCCGGTGCGGCGCGTTCAGCACGTTCGACACCGTCTGGCGGGACACTCCGGCCGCCTCGGCCACGTCCGAGATCGTCGCGGAGGCTCCTGCGGCGGAGCGCCCGGATCCGGGATGGACTACCACGCGAACTTCCCCCGATGCTCGGCCGGTGCGGACGGTCGCCTCGGAGGGGTGCCCCGGGCCCGTTGATTTTATCGTTCAAGCCCCGTCTGTCGATCCCCGCTCGTTCTCCCGCCCTCTTCCCCGCCCCTGCCCCACCCCTTCCCCGCCCCTTCCCCGCTCCCTCCGCTTGAGGCCTCACCGCATCGGCGTAGCGTGAAGATTGCCGGTGTGCCTCACCACGAGGAGCGATGGCCATGGGCAAGCCCTCGATCGATCCACTGCGCGAACGTGTACGCGGGGCGGTCGTCACCCCTGATGACGACGCCTACGACGAAGCACGCAAGGTCAACAACGCCATGATCGACAAGAGACCGGTCGCCGTCGTGCGCTGCACCCACGCCGACGACGTCATGGCCACGGTCGACTTCGCCCGTCAGCACGACCTCGCTCTCGCGGTACGTGGCGGCGCGCACAGCGTGCCCGGCTTCGGTACCTGCGACGGCGGCGTCGTGGCCGATCTCTCGCCCATGCGTGGTGTGCGCGTCGACGCCGAACGCCGCACCGCGCGCGTGGAGGGCGGGGCGACCTGGAGCGACCTCGACGCGGCGACGCACGCCTTCGGGCTGGCCACGACCGGCGGGATCATCTCCACCACGGGGGTCGGCGGGCTCACCCTCGGCGGTGGCATCGGATATCTCGCCCGCGGGCTCGGTCTCAGTTGCGACAACCTGATCTCCGCCGATGTGGTGACGGCGGACGGCCGAGTGGTCGTCGCGAGCGAGGACGAGCACGACGACCTCTTCTGGGCCCTGCGCGGAGGCGGCGGCAACTTCGGTGCCGTGACCGCCTTCGAGTTCCGGCTCAGCCCCGTCAAGGACATCTACGGCGGGCCGATGCTCTACGAACTGGAGGACGCCGGAACCGTCCTGCGCTCCTTCAGGGATCTCATCGGCGACGCGCCGTGGCAGCTCGGCGGCTTCCCGGGCTTCCAGATCGCCCCGCCGCTGCCGTTCATCCCGGAGGACCGGCACGGTGACCTGTTCGCGCTGATCGTGGCGTGCTGGTCCGGGCCGCTGGAGGAGGGGGAACGCGCCCTCCAGCCCTTCCACGACATCGCGCCGGTCGTCGCCGAGCACGTCGGCGTCATGCCCTATCCCGCGCTCAACAGTGCCTTCGACGCGCTCGTACCCCCCGGCCTACAGCACTACTGGAAGGCCAACTTCGTGACCGGACTGAGCGATGCCGCGATCGAGACCCATCTACGGCACGCGCCCGGACTGCCCGTCGTGAACTCGACCATCCACTTCTATCCGATCGACGGCGCCTGTCACGAGGTCGCGCCGGACGCGACGGCCTTCGCCTACCGAGACGCCTCGTTCGCGGTCGTCATCGCCGGCATGTGGCCCGACGCCGCCGACAACGAGGCCAACACCACCTGGGTCCGCGACTACTACGAGGCGGTCGCCCCGTACTCCGAGGAAGGCGGGTACATCAACTTCATGGCGGGCGACGACCAGAGCCGGATCAAGGCCAACTACCGGACCAACTACGACCGTCTGGTGGATGTCAAGCGGGCCTACGACCCGGACAACGTCTTCCATGTGAACCAGAACATCAAGCCCTGAGGGCCCTGCCCCGGAGCGGTGTGCGGGCTCCGGGGCGGAGACCGGTGACGGACCGGCCGGACCGGCTGTCAGCCGGAGACGCTCGCCGCGCCGGTCTCGATGTGTCCGAGGAAGCGCTGCGACCAGCCGGTGTCGCTGCTGACCGTGAGGGTGAAGTCGTACCA includes:
- a CDS encoding ABC transporter substrate-binding protein; translation: MAASAALLAGTLAGCGTGSPEPAASGPAAGGPGEFTGRGPITLVTGKDTTGTVQGQLDRWNKEHPQEKVTLVELPESADQQRQQFIQNAQTKSDAYSVLNLDPIWVAEFAANQWIDELPAKKFPLDRMLPAVAKTGEYFGRQYAVPFNTNAGLLFYRKDLLDKAGVQPPRTWDEMKRACAEVRKLPEGKGVDCYAGQFDTYEGLTVNFSEAVASAGGTVVDAEGKATVDSEAARKGLEFLAGGFKDGTFSKESSTYKEEDGRRAFQAGTLLFHRQWPYQWVLANATDGSSKVAGKFGVAPLPGLTGTGKSSLGGYDLAISKFAKNKATALDFITYFSSEENARTNLEVTSNAPPYAALYDDPALRKQFPYLATLKESLSSAAPRPVVVRYGDATAAIQENAAAALDGDKSVDDALADMQRDLSAAIDKK
- a CDS encoding carbohydrate ABC transporter permease; protein product: MSVLSKAPPHSAVVSRPPRATRRAGTGRPAAALLSPTLLVLGLVAGYPVLAAFRLSFVVSSESIDPSTGFTVTSTSYGLDNYAAVFTGERFLGPWWNTTSFALASVTLEVLIGVAMALVMHQAFRGRALVRAAILVPWAIPTAISGLLWKWIFNSQGVANELLGVKVLWSSEGFQAWLSVVIADTWKTAPFIGLLVLAGLQMIPGELYEAARVDGASSWRTFWRITLPLVRPALVVAVLFRLLDVLRMFDLPYVLVGARKHSVETLSMVAFEEMSNLRFGTAAAYASVLFLYIAVVAFAFVKLFGADLIGRGTGNPQ
- a CDS encoding carbohydrate ABC transporter permease; the protein is MSTMARPAGIRGPGGGRLARRIGIAAVVVYCLAPFFWMVVSSLRRPADQFSNSPFPVPVSFDNYAAAFDAHNGFGRALLNSVVVAGATTTATLIVAIFAGYALARLHFRGKTVILALVIATSMFPPITLVVPLLRLFTDAGWINTYQAMIVPSMSFALPLAVWNLTAFFRQMPTDLEKAAQVDGCTPAQAFRKVVLPLAAPGIFTTAILVFICAWNEFLIAISVVNEKQMMTANVIVSLFTGQYKHDQPFGTQMAAGVMVTLPLVIAVLVFQRRIVDGLTAGGLK
- a CDS encoding glycosyl hydrolase family 65 protein, giving the protein MTAGDEWVLATDDHPPPPGADGEGLHLAALAGYHPTFTGNGYLAARVPPAGNGYATAPVPTQFHVVGLYTATAGEWSRKAGLPAWTTLDVGDGSGRFNDAFAPAAPEGGEQPVGGDWTPVGAPVAAVARGISDYRQALDLRTGVITTTARWTSPAGRVTDVRYDLFADRSRPHVGSVSVRVTPHWDGRLDVTDALDGRAALRVSGIRTGVEQGLIRLTARAEGSGIPVAVVSVLRGPGTDAYEAAGEGDAPAVRRRVTDVVAGRTYTFTKYVGVATGHDRDDPLALARAAAEEAAAAGHRRLADDNRRAWQREWDGDIVVHGDARLQRQVRAAKFYLLTSAREDSPWSPSPAGLSSDGYNGHVFWDTETWIWPSLLAQHPHIAESVLDYRVNRLDAARAYAADHGQRGVRFPWESGLDGSEDTPAWAPFGRFEQHISADVALAFWQYWLAAGDERWLRAKGWPVLRGVADFWAGRATTGEDGAYHINGVIPPDEYADEPHDDSAYTNAAARASLRFAVEAAAVLGEPAAPEWTAVADGLVVPFDDVLGVHREFTGYEGQLIKQADVVMLAYPWENPQSDEVTRADLAYYVPRTHEGGPSMTDSVHSIVLARLGDAKAAFEHTRRSVEPFVRPPFDQFAEARDGGAFTFLTGHGGFLQEFLYGYSGVRWHPDRLELAPVLPEELDGITLRGLRWRGRVLDVDIRREATTVRLREGDPLPVRADGVTRTVAAGGAISVVTRGGRSGGTPR
- a CDS encoding LacI family DNA-binding transcriptional regulator, yielding MVVHPGSGRSAAGASATISDVAEAAGVSRQTVSNVLNAPHRVRAATRERVERVIAELGYHPNRLARSLRASSPGMVGYRLQPVATESVAAIHDRFLHALAEAGQADDHHVLVFTAADPEGESERCTALWRTGAVSGVVLYDISPHDPRPERLAAAGVPFAAFGRTATGTEHYSWVDVDNAAGTAAAVDHLVAAGHRRIGFLGWPEGTSVGDARARGWLTAMDRHGLLAESHRLDVRAGADTMANGTRLMAELLDRPEPPTSVVAATDTLGAGVLQAMRDRGLRPGDDVAVVGFDDTPAASALGLSSLRQPIEEAGRLIMAELVRLTGNGRGAAVPQLNRLLEPELIVRSSSARG
- a CDS encoding FAD-binding oxidoreductase, producing the protein MGKPSIDPLRERVRGAVVTPDDDAYDEARKVNNAMIDKRPVAVVRCTHADDVMATVDFARQHDLALAVRGGAHSVPGFGTCDGGVVADLSPMRGVRVDAERRTARVEGGATWSDLDAATHAFGLATTGGIISTTGVGGLTLGGGIGYLARGLGLSCDNLISADVVTADGRVVVASEDEHDDLFWALRGGGGNFGAVTAFEFRLSPVKDIYGGPMLYELEDAGTVLRSFRDLIGDAPWQLGGFPGFQIAPPLPFIPEDRHGDLFALIVACWSGPLEEGERALQPFHDIAPVVAEHVGVMPYPALNSAFDALVPPGLQHYWKANFVTGLSDAAIETHLRHAPGLPVVNSTIHFYPIDGACHEVAPDATAFAYRDASFAVVIAGMWPDAADNEANTTWVRDYYEAVAPYSEEGGYINFMAGDDQSRIKANYRTNYDRLVDVKRAYDPDNVFHVNQNIKP